One genomic window of Aquisalimonas sp. 2447 includes the following:
- a CDS encoding SDR family oxidoreductase, which translates to MFQPDLFKGQRILVTGGGTGLGKAMAEKFLELGADIYICGRRESVAQATAQELMAKHGGSVQAFGLDIRDAQAVDDMVGTIFQDGPLTGLVNNAAGNFISRTEDLSPRGFDAIANIVMHGTFYVTQAVGKRWIAGGHPGSVVSIVVTWVENGGPFVVPSAMSKSAVHTMTKSLATEWGGHRIRLNAIGPGEIPTEGMSARLSPGQKPGERAAKNNPMGRTGTMEELQNLATFLLSDGCPWLTGQTIFMDGGGYLATGGNFYELREWTDEQWQQARDAIQSQNRKDRDQRS; encoded by the coding sequence ATGTTTCAGCCGGACCTGTTCAAGGGGCAGCGCATTCTCGTCACCGGCGGCGGTACGGGCCTCGGCAAGGCGATGGCCGAGAAATTCCTGGAGCTCGGGGCCGACATCTACATCTGCGGGCGGCGCGAGAGTGTCGCTCAGGCCACGGCGCAGGAACTCATGGCGAAACACGGTGGCAGCGTTCAGGCCTTCGGCCTGGATATCCGTGATGCCCAGGCCGTGGACGACATGGTGGGCACCATCTTTCAGGACGGGCCGCTCACCGGCCTGGTGAACAACGCCGCCGGCAACTTCATCAGCCGCACCGAGGACCTGTCACCGCGGGGCTTCGATGCCATCGCCAACATTGTAATGCACGGCACGTTCTACGTGACCCAGGCGGTGGGCAAGCGCTGGATTGCCGGTGGTCACCCGGGCAGTGTGGTCTCCATCGTTGTCACCTGGGTGGAGAACGGCGGGCCGTTCGTCGTGCCCTCGGCCATGAGCAAGTCCGCCGTGCACACGATGACCAAGTCGCTGGCCACGGAGTGGGGCGGCCACCGTATCCGCCTCAATGCTATCGGTCCCGGGGAAATCCCCACCGAGGGCATGAGCGCGCGCCTCAGCCCGGGCCAGAAACCCGGAGAGCGGGCGGCGAAGAACAATCCTATGGGCCGCACGGGGACCATGGAGGAGCTGCAGAACCTGGCCACGTTCCTGCTGTCGGACGGTTGTCCCTGGCTCACCGGGCAGACGATCTTCATGGACGGCGGCGGCTACCTGGCCACCGGCGGCAATTTCTACGAGCTGCGCGAATGGACCGACGAGCAGTGGCAGCAGGCCCGCGACGCCATTCAGTCGCAGAACCGCAAGGACCGCGATCAGCGGTCGTGA
- a CDS encoding 4-hydroxyphenylacetate 3-hydroxylase family protein, producing the protein MLSATEYRESLRRYEPTVYLNGRAVPSVVDEPAFAPGINALGVTYDFALEPDYSPLMTATQQTSGATVNRMLHLNTSNADLMNKLEAIRLLCQETGCAQRYLTHDGLNAIHQAVHRIDADTGGDYTERFLAYLHDVQERDLAIGIAMTDAKGDRTRRPHKQANPDTYVHMVERNARGIVISGTKAIVTGAPYMHEFLVMPGRNMTEADADFAVCCAVPCDAPGLTIVARPAGRPGEASARFSHKYGQSTGVLIFDRVFVPWDRVFLAGEWAHSGELTYNYATHHRQSCIAARAGFGDLLIGAGALMCEANGFDPEKEPHLRDQMVELIKITEGFYACGVASSVYAQPDPDSGTFMPDPVYANIGKLLLATQIYDMHRVAHEVSGGLIVSLPGPDEDHNPETQASLAEVLRASPDVPAQQRLEVARFMEDLTASYQAGWYSVISLHGGGSPQAMKQEIYRHYPIGNKVELVERLMERGVAADENRAVASNRQPGRCCAAGCAAPGEPIMAPMPSPQRSRR; encoded by the coding sequence ATGCTGTCCGCGACCGAATATCGGGAGTCCCTGCGCCGCTACGAACCCACCGTCTACCTGAACGGTCGTGCCGTGCCTTCGGTGGTGGATGAGCCGGCGTTCGCCCCCGGCATCAACGCCCTGGGCGTTACTTACGATTTCGCCCTGGAGCCGGACTACAGTCCCCTGATGACCGCAACGCAGCAGACATCCGGCGCCACCGTGAACCGCATGCTGCATCTGAACACCAGCAACGCGGACCTCATGAACAAGCTGGAGGCGATCCGGCTGCTGTGCCAGGAGACCGGCTGCGCCCAGCGCTACCTGACCCACGACGGGCTCAACGCCATCCATCAGGCGGTCCACCGCATCGACGCCGACACCGGGGGCGACTACACCGAGCGGTTCCTGGCGTACCTCCACGACGTGCAGGAGCGCGATCTGGCCATCGGCATCGCCATGACCGACGCCAAGGGAGATCGGACCCGACGCCCCCACAAGCAGGCGAATCCCGACACCTACGTGCACATGGTCGAGCGCAACGCCCGGGGCATCGTCATCTCCGGAACCAAGGCCATTGTCACCGGGGCACCTTACATGCACGAGTTCCTGGTCATGCCCGGCCGCAACATGACCGAGGCCGATGCGGATTTCGCGGTGTGCTGCGCGGTTCCCTGTGATGCCCCCGGACTGACCATCGTCGCCCGCCCCGCCGGTCGCCCGGGAGAGGCTTCGGCGCGGTTCAGCCACAAGTACGGCCAGAGCACCGGCGTGCTGATCTTCGACCGGGTGTTCGTGCCTTGGGACCGGGTTTTCCTGGCCGGCGAATGGGCCCACTCCGGGGAACTGACCTACAACTACGCCACCCACCACCGGCAGAGCTGCATTGCCGCCCGGGCCGGCTTCGGTGACCTGCTCATCGGTGCCGGGGCGCTCATGTGCGAAGCCAACGGTTTTGATCCGGAGAAGGAACCCCACCTCCGCGACCAGATGGTGGAGCTGATCAAGATCACCGAGGGCTTCTACGCCTGCGGTGTCGCCTCCTCGGTGTACGCTCAGCCGGACCCGGATTCCGGCACGTTCATGCCCGATCCGGTCTACGCCAATATCGGCAAGCTCCTCCTGGCCACCCAGATCTACGACATGCACCGGGTCGCCCACGAGGTATCGGGCGGGCTGATCGTGTCCCTGCCCGGGCCGGACGAGGACCACAATCCCGAGACGCAGGCGAGCCTCGCGGAGGTGCTCCGCGCAAGCCCCGACGTGCCGGCGCAACAGCGCCTGGAGGTCGCCCGGTTCATGGAAGACCTCACGGCCTCCTATCAGGCGGGCTGGTACTCCGTGATCAGCCTGCACGGCGGCGGATCACCCCAGGCCATGAAGCAGGAAATCTATCGACATTATCCGATCGGCAACAAGGTGGAGCTGGTGGAGCGGCTGATGGAGCGCGGCGTGGCTGCGGACGAAAACCGCGCGGTGGCGTCGAACCGGCAGCCGGGTCGTTGCTGCGCCGCCGGCTGCGCAGCACCCGGCGAGCCCATCATGGCGCCGATGCCGTCGCCGCAACGCAGCCGGCGGTAA
- a CDS encoding O-acetylhomoserine aminocarboxypropyltransferase/cysteine synthase family protein: MSDREFGFETLCLHAGHIPDAATGARAVPIYQTTSYVFDSTDHAASLFNLQTFGNIYGRMNNPTSAVLEERIAALEGGRACLAVASGMGAQMTALLTLCQQGDEIVAARTLYGGTFSQLNVTFRKMGITVHFVDPDDPENFRRAITPRTKCLYGETIGNPLGNVLDIEAVADIAHDAGIPLIVDNTLASPHLCRPIEHGADIVVHSATKFIGGHGTTLGGVIVESGKFPWDNGNFPQMIEPSEGYHGVRFYETFGDFAFITKCRVETLRTLGATLSPMNAFLLIQGVETLALRMERHCENTMKVARFLQEHPKVSWVKFAGLEDSPYHALAQKYLPRGAGAILTFGVEGGHEAGVRFIEHCQFLSHLANVGDAKTLVIHPASTTHRQMDEEQQRVAGVSPDMIRLSIGIETADDILWDLDQALHA, from the coding sequence ATGAGCGACAGAGAATTCGGTTTCGAGACGCTGTGCCTGCACGCGGGCCATATTCCGGATGCCGCCACCGGTGCGCGAGCGGTGCCGATCTATCAGACCACGTCCTACGTGTTCGACAGTACCGATCACGCGGCGAGCCTGTTCAACCTGCAGACGTTCGGCAACATCTACGGTCGCATGAACAACCCCACCTCGGCGGTGCTGGAGGAGCGCATTGCCGCGCTGGAGGGTGGCCGGGCCTGCCTGGCCGTGGCTTCGGGCATGGGGGCGCAGATGACCGCACTGCTGACCCTCTGCCAGCAGGGTGACGAGATTGTCGCAGCGCGCACGCTCTACGGCGGCACCTTTAGTCAGCTCAACGTGACCTTCCGCAAGATGGGCATTACCGTCCACTTCGTGGACCCGGACGATCCGGAGAACTTTCGTCGCGCCATCACTCCGCGCACCAAGTGCCTGTATGGCGAGACCATCGGCAATCCGCTGGGCAATGTGCTGGACATCGAGGCCGTAGCGGACATCGCCCACGATGCGGGCATCCCGCTGATAGTGGACAACACGCTGGCCAGTCCGCACCTGTGTCGGCCCATCGAGCACGGCGCCGACATCGTCGTCCATTCCGCCACCAAGTTCATCGGCGGCCACGGCACCACCCTGGGCGGGGTGATCGTCGAGTCCGGCAAGTTTCCCTGGGACAACGGCAACTTCCCGCAGATGATCGAGCCCTCCGAGGGCTATCACGGCGTGCGTTTCTACGAGACCTTCGGCGATTTCGCCTTCATCACCAAGTGCCGGGTTGAAACCCTGCGCACCCTCGGCGCCACGCTCTCGCCCATGAACGCCTTCCTGCTCATCCAGGGCGTGGAGACGCTGGCGTTGCGCATGGAGCGCCACTGCGAGAACACCATGAAGGTCGCTCGTTTCCTGCAGGAGCACCCGAAGGTGAGCTGGGTGAAGTTCGCCGGCCTGGAGGACAGCCCCTATCACGCCCTGGCGCAGAAGTACCTGCCCCGGGGTGCCGGTGCCATCCTGACCTTTGGCGTCGAGGGCGGTCACGAGGCCGGAGTGCGCTTCATCGAGCACTGCCAGTTCCTGAGTCACCTCGCCAACGTCGGCGATGCCAAGACCCTCGTAATCCACCCCGCGTCGACGACGCACCGGCAGATGGATGAGGAACAGCAGCGGGTCGCCGGCGTGAGCCCGGACATGATCCGTTTGTCCATCGGCATCGAAACGGCCGATGATATTCTCTGGGATCTCGATCAGGCGCTGCACGCCTGA
- a CDS encoding YdgA family protein encodes MRVLIAGGVLVLATGGVGAGMYWSGGIAEQQYQQAWDELAESPYIRVVDRDFQRGQWRSTARTEFTVTGEAAELMEPWSADETRGELTFVMEDTVHHGPVLLGADRPFAAARIESNLRPGDVTVAAFPALARDRSLLEADTVVAFDGSSRIRYWSPDYDWQEGDGRFLLSGMHGTVKLNATLDEHRTESFVNELVLAGPEARFSIRDAAVRADGRAVTPRLWVGASELTVEHVAVEAEGERAELDGMIVSWTVDADDGVVSADLAAGLDVIRSPEGEFRDGRLRVAARNIDQDALERVIGWGEAVEQGRMSRNEFNRRLMSAWPEFLARNPELVVEELGLQTSDGPFSGSAGVLWTAGAPDMNNPFALVNGLAIEVRLAGPRDWWQQAAEGLASEAPVDAADDMTLRSLIDQGLLVEDNGDLRTELILREGMVHANGNNLGSVWQLIMGF; translated from the coding sequence ATGCGAGTTCTGATTGCAGGCGGTGTGCTGGTGCTGGCCACCGGCGGTGTCGGCGCGGGCATGTACTGGTCGGGGGGCATCGCCGAGCAGCAGTACCAGCAGGCCTGGGACGAGTTGGCGGAGAGCCCGTACATCCGGGTGGTGGACCGCGATTTCCAGCGTGGGCAGTGGCGTTCCACGGCCCGGACGGAGTTCACGGTAACCGGTGAGGCCGCCGAGCTGATGGAGCCCTGGTCCGCCGACGAGACCCGGGGTGAGCTGACCTTCGTCATGGAGGACACCGTTCACCACGGGCCGGTGCTCCTAGGTGCGGATCGCCCCTTTGCTGCCGCCCGTATCGAGAGCAATCTGCGGCCCGGAGACGTCACAGTCGCGGCGTTTCCGGCGCTGGCGCGGGACCGGTCCCTGCTCGAGGCGGACACCGTCGTGGCCTTCGACGGCTCCAGCCGTATCCGCTACTGGAGCCCGGACTACGACTGGCAGGAAGGGGATGGCCGGTTTCTCCTCAGCGGCATGCACGGCACGGTCAAGCTCAACGCCACGCTGGATGAACACCGCACGGAGAGCTTCGTCAATGAGCTTGTTCTGGCGGGGCCCGAGGCGCGCTTCAGCATTCGGGATGCCGCCGTGCGGGCAGATGGTCGCGCGGTCACCCCGCGACTGTGGGTCGGCGCCTCGGAGCTGACGGTGGAACACGTGGCGGTGGAGGCTGAGGGCGAGCGCGCCGAACTGGATGGCATGATCGTGTCCTGGACGGTCGATGCCGACGACGGCGTGGTGTCTGCTGATCTTGCAGCCGGCCTGGACGTCATTCGTTCGCCGGAAGGCGAGTTCCGCGATGGGCGGCTCCGCGTGGCGGCGCGGAACATCGATCAGGACGCCCTGGAGCGAGTCATTGGCTGGGGTGAAGCGGTTGAGCAGGGCCGCATGAGCCGGAACGAGTTCAACAGGCGCCTGATGTCCGCCTGGCCGGAGTTCCTGGCCCGCAATCCGGAACTGGTGGTGGAAGAACTGGGGCTTCAGACCAGCGATGGCCCGTTCTCCGGCTCCGCTGGCGTGCTCTGGACGGCTGGGGCCCCGGACATGAACAATCCGTTCGCCCTGGTGAACGGCCTCGCCATCGAGGTGCGCCTGGCCGGCCCCCGCGACTGGTGGCAGCAAGCCGCGGAGGGCCTGGCCAGTGAAGCCCCTGTCGATGCCGCGGACGACATGACGTTGCGCAGCCTGATCGATCAGGGGCTGCTGGTTGAGGACAATGGTGACCTGCGCACCGAACTCATCCTGCGCGAGGGCATGGTCCACGCCAATGGCAACAACCTGGGCTCCGTCTGGCAGCTGATCATGGGCTTCTGA
- a CDS encoding TetR/AcrR family transcriptional regulator, translating into MKQHLILEAAQRVFSRNGLEGASIRAIAAEAGYTPGAIYTHYPSKEAIYGDLLAASLERLNQAVAAAGRAEEAPARRVRAMALAFYDFYLEHPGELDLGFYLFQGMRPVGLTPELDARLNQRLRDALRGIESGLTDLGWSRSVAVRETTGLFGYCAGLLLLTHTGRIRMFGQHGRELFSEHLDRLLERVADPG; encoded by the coding sequence ATGAAACAGCACCTGATCCTGGAAGCGGCGCAGCGCGTGTTCTCGCGGAACGGCCTGGAGGGAGCCAGTATTCGTGCCATTGCCGCCGAGGCGGGATATACACCGGGAGCCATCTACACCCACTACCCGAGCAAGGAAGCGATCTACGGTGACCTGCTGGCCGCTTCCCTGGAGCGTCTCAACCAGGCCGTGGCCGCAGCTGGACGTGCAGAAGAGGCCCCGGCCCGGCGGGTGCGGGCGATGGCACTGGCATTCTATGATTTCTACCTGGAGCACCCGGGTGAACTGGATCTGGGGTTCTACCTGTTTCAAGGTATGCGGCCCGTGGGGTTGACCCCGGAGTTGGACGCCCGTCTCAACCAGCGCCTGCGGGATGCCCTCCGGGGCATCGAATCCGGGCTGACTGACCTGGGTTGGTCCCGTTCCGTGGCGGTGCGCGAGACCACGGGCCTGTTCGGCTACTGCGCGGGTCTGCTGCTGTTGACCCACACCGGCCGGATCCGCATGTTCGGCCAGCACGGACGGGAGCTTTTCAGCGAGCACCTGGACCGGCTTCTGGAGCGTGTCGCCGATCCGGGGTAA